From Salvelinus namaycush isolate Seneca chromosome 24, SaNama_1.0, whole genome shotgun sequence, one genomic window encodes:
- the LOC120019514 gene encoding pro-opiomelanocortin B, with protein sequence MVCASWLLAVVVVCVCNPKVGGQCWDSSHCKDLPSEDKILECIHLFRSGLQDESPEPRSAAQQSTEESLSLGILLAALTSGERALDADPEPHSDKRHSYSMEHFRWGKPIGRKRRPIKVYASSLEGGDSSEGNFPLQARRQLSSWEDEMAGALGNQGAKAQTKVVPRTLTVTGLQDKKDGSYRMGHFRWGSPTAIKRYGGFMKPYAQQSHKPLITLLKHVILKNEQ encoded by the exons ATGGTGTGTGCGTCCTGGCTGTtagcggtggtggtggtgtgtgtgtgtaaccccaAGGTGGGGGGGCAGTGCTGGGATAGCTCCCACTGCAAAGACCTCCCTTCAGAGGACAAGATACTC GAGTGCATCCACCTGTTCAGGTCTGGGCTCCAGGACGAATCCCCAGAGCCCAGATCGGCTGCCCAGCAGTCCACTGAGGAGAGCCTCTCCCTGGGCATCCTGTTGGCAGCCCTGACCTCTGGAGAGAGAGCCCTGGATGCTGACCCTGAGCCCCACAGCGACAAGAGACACTCCTACTCCATGGAGCACTTCCGCTGGGGCAAACCTATTGGGCGCAAACGCCGCCCCATCAAAGTCTATGCCTCCAGTCTGGAAGGGGGGGACTCCTCCGAGGGCAACTTTCCCCTGCAGGCACGCAGGCAGCTGAGCAGCTGGGAGGACGAGATGGCGGGAGCTCTGGGTAACCAGGGGGCCAAGGCTCAGACCAAGGTAGTCCCCAGAACCCTCACTGTGACGGGGCTGCAGGATAAGAAGGATGGGTCCTATCGGATGGGTCACTTCCGCTGGGGCAGCCCAACCGCTATCAAGCGCTACGGTGGCTTCATGAAGCCATATGCCCAGCAATCCCACAAGCCCCTGATCACGCTGCTCAAGCACGTCATCCTTAAGAACGAGCAGTAG